One Sphingomicrobium sp. XHP0239 DNA segment encodes these proteins:
- a CDS encoding RNA degradosome polyphosphate kinase yields MSEADPQIVDPETAIAEFGPGRFFNRELSWLQFNRRVLEEAMNEKHPLLERLRFLSISGSNLDEFFMVRVAGLKGQQLQEIEERSIDGRTPAQQLDEIAVLADELTAEAQRVWQVLSDRLDEAGVNVIHRDELTESERDLLSERFDAEILPVLTPQAVDNVNPFPFVPNAGFGLIFNLFDPSREENIVELLMIPASLPRFIELPGDGDARRVIAIEMLVREFFDRLFPGFERRESGAFRVLRDSDIEIEEEAEDLVLTFRSAIKRRRRGRVIRLEMAADTPDSLQSVISEGLEADEALVVESSGLIGIADLEQVVDVDRPDLKFPPYNPRFPERIKEYGGDCFAAIRAKDIIVHHPYETFDVVVSFLRQAAEDPDVVAIKMALYRAGKQSEIIEALAAAAEAGKSVTAVVELKARFDEEQNLYWAARLERAGVQVVYGFFEWKTHAKTSMVVRREGDRMRTYTHWGTGNYHPVTSKIYTDLSYFTASTRAARDAAKMFNLVTGFIQPRGVELATFSPANLRSRILGLIDREIEFAREGKPAAIWAKMNQLVDREVMDRLYLASQSGVSIDLIVRGICCLRPGVPGLSENIRVKSIVGRFLEHSRIFVFANGARLPHRKARVLISSADWMPRNFDRRVEYMMPLENPTVHAQVLDQVMIANLIDNEQSWVLNEDGSYERIVPGKRKFNCHHYFMNNPSLSGRGAALAGKRIPKLRLTQRGG; encoded by the coding sequence ATGAGCGAAGCGGACCCGCAGATCGTGGATCCCGAAACGGCGATCGCCGAATTCGGACCCGGCCGCTTCTTCAATCGCGAACTGTCGTGGTTGCAGTTCAATCGTCGCGTGCTCGAGGAAGCGATGAACGAGAAGCATCCGCTGCTCGAGAGATTGCGGTTCCTCTCGATCTCCGGATCGAATCTCGACGAATTCTTCATGGTGCGCGTCGCGGGGCTGAAGGGTCAGCAGTTGCAGGAGATCGAGGAACGCTCGATCGACGGTCGCACCCCCGCGCAGCAGCTGGACGAGATCGCGGTGTTGGCCGACGAATTGACCGCCGAGGCGCAGCGCGTTTGGCAGGTGCTGTCGGACAGGCTGGACGAGGCGGGCGTCAATGTCATCCACCGTGACGAATTGACCGAGAGCGAGCGCGATTTGCTGTCGGAGCGGTTTGATGCCGAAATCCTGCCCGTCCTGACCCCGCAGGCGGTCGACAACGTCAATCCGTTCCCGTTCGTGCCCAACGCCGGGTTCGGGCTGATCTTCAACCTGTTCGATCCGTCGCGGGAGGAGAACATCGTCGAATTGCTGATGATCCCGGCCTCGCTGCCGCGCTTCATCGAATTGCCGGGTGACGGCGATGCGCGGCGCGTGATCGCGATCGAGATGCTGGTGCGCGAATTCTTCGACCGGCTGTTCCCCGGCTTCGAACGGCGCGAAAGCGGGGCGTTCCGCGTGCTGCGTGATAGCGACATCGAGATTGAGGAGGAGGCCGAGGATCTCGTGCTGACCTTCCGCAGCGCCATCAAGCGGCGGCGGCGCGGGCGGGTCATTCGGCTCGAGATGGCGGCCGACACGCCGGACAGCCTTCAGTCGGTCATCAGCGAGGGATTGGAGGCCGATGAGGCGCTCGTGGTGGAAAGCTCGGGGCTGATCGGGATCGCGGATCTCGAACAGGTAGTCGACGTCGACCGCCCGGACCTCAAGTTTCCCCCCTACAATCCGCGTTTCCCCGAACGCATCAAGGAATATGGCGGCGACTGCTTCGCGGCGATCCGCGCCAAGGACATCATCGTCCATCACCCCTACGAGACATTCGACGTGGTGGTCAGCTTCCTGCGGCAGGCGGCCGAGGATCCCGACGTCGTGGCGATCAAGATGGCGCTGTATCGCGCGGGCAAGCAGTCGGAGATCATCGAGGCGCTGGCAGCCGCCGCCGAAGCGGGAAAATCGGTGACCGCGGTCGTCGAGCTGAAAGCGCGGTTCGACGAGGAGCAGAACCTCTACTGGGCCGCGCGGCTCGAGCGAGCGGGGGTGCAGGTCGTCTACGGCTTCTTCGAGTGGAAGACCCACGCGAAGACGTCGATGGTCGTCCGGCGCGAGGGCGACAGGATGCGGACCTACACGCACTGGGGAACGGGGAATTATCATCCCGTCACGTCCAAGATCTACACCGACCTCAGCTATTTCACGGCGAGCACGCGCGCGGCCCGCGATGCCGCCAAGATGTTCAACCTCGTCACCGGCTTCATCCAGCCCAGGGGTGTCGAACTGGCCACGTTCAGTCCCGCGAACCTTCGCAGCCGTATCCTCGGCCTCATCGACCGGGAGATCGAGTTCGCGCGCGAGGGCAAGCCCGCGGCGATCTGGGCAAAGATGAACCAGCTGGTCGATCGGGAAGTGATGGATCGCCTCTATCTCGCCAGCCAGTCGGGGGTGTCGATCGATCTGATCGTGCGCGGGATCTGCTGTCTGCGGCCCGGGGTGCCCGGCCTGTCGGAGAACATCCGCGTCAAGTCGATCGTCGGGCGATTTCTGGAACATAGCCGTATCTTCGTGTTCGCGAACGGCGCGCGGCTGCCGCATCGCAAGGCGCGCGTGCTGATCTCCAGCGCCGACTGGATGCCGCGCAACTTCGACCGTCGGGTGGAGTATATGATGCCGCTGGAAAACCCGACCGTGCACGCACAGGTGCTCGACCAGGTGATGATCGCGAACCTCATCGATAACGAGCAGAGCTGGGTCCTGAACGAGGACGGGAGTTACGAACGGATCGTGCCGGGCAAGCGCAAGTTCAACTGCCACCATTATTTCATGAACAATCCCTCGCTGTCGGGACGCGGTGCGGCGCTCGCGGGGAAGCGCATCCCCAAACTCCGACTGACCCAGCGCGGCGGATGA
- a CDS encoding Ppx/GppA family phosphatase, translating into MIDKLDFGPVGIIDIGSNSVRLVVYGGNERVPSILYNEKVMAGLGRSLGADGAMDEEAMAMALDALARFRVLSKQMRVKRLRTVATAAVRDATNGPDFLHAAAKMGLKPALLSGEEEAVGSALGVISAIPEANGVIADLGGGSLELAGVARGAVGAVSSEPIGVLRVGDPPDRERVRSKLEHALSDGKLIAAAKGRGLYLVGGSFRAIAQLDLRQSGHPLPIVHAHRLDKTRLSELSKLADTWSEEKLKDVGMISGRRAPHLEAATIILEELVAKLAPATITVSAFGLREGLLYQDLPLHKREEDPLLAAALEVGRRLGRFGSIGALLDQWIAPLFPDDGARRARLRLATCLLGDIAWNAHPDYRAERAVDLALHGNWVGIDAQGRALIGRALYTAFGGSDPHNTAVGELLDEAASERAIIWGRAIRLGQRLSGGIEKLLRQTRIERSQGRLVLGMPEKQYRLYSIAVQKRHEQLAEAMSLGPAVDFA; encoded by the coding sequence ATGATCGACAAGCTCGATTTCGGCCCGGTCGGCATCATCGACATCGGGTCCAACTCGGTCCGCCTGGTCGTCTATGGCGGCAACGAGCGCGTGCCGAGCATTCTCTATAACGAAAAGGTGATGGCGGGGCTGGGGCGGAGCCTCGGTGCGGACGGCGCGATGGACGAGGAAGCGATGGCGATGGCGCTCGATGCGCTGGCGCGCTTTCGCGTCCTGTCGAAGCAGATGCGGGTGAAGCGCCTGCGGACCGTCGCCACGGCGGCCGTGCGCGACGCGACCAACGGGCCCGACTTTCTTCATGCGGCGGCGAAAATGGGGCTGAAGCCCGCCTTGCTGTCCGGCGAGGAGGAAGCGGTCGGGTCGGCCCTCGGTGTGATCAGTGCGATCCCCGAAGCCAACGGAGTGATTGCCGATCTGGGCGGCGGCAGTCTCGAACTGGCGGGGGTCGCGCGCGGGGCGGTGGGCGCGGTGTCGAGCGAACCGATCGGCGTTCTGCGCGTGGGCGATCCGCCCGATCGCGAGCGGGTCCGCTCCAAGCTGGAACATGCCCTATCCGACGGGAAGCTGATCGCTGCGGCGAAGGGGCGGGGGCTCTACCTGGTCGGCGGCAGTTTCCGCGCGATCGCCCAGCTGGACCTTCGCCAGTCGGGACACCCCCTACCGATCGTCCATGCGCATCGGCTCGACAAGACGCGCCTTTCGGAGCTGTCCAAACTCGCCGACACGTGGAGCGAAGAAAAGCTGAAAGACGTGGGAATGATCTCCGGGCGTCGGGCACCGCACCTCGAGGCGGCGACGATCATCCTCGAGGAACTGGTCGCCAAGCTCGCTCCCGCCACGATCACCGTGTCGGCCTTCGGCCTTCGCGAGGGCCTGCTCTACCAGGATTTGCCGCTTCACAAGCGGGAAGAAGACCCATTGCTCGCCGCCGCGTTGGAAGTCGGCCGTCGGCTTGGACGGTTCGGCAGCATCGGCGCGCTGCTCGACCAATGGATCGCCCCGCTGTTCCCGGACGACGGAGCGCGCCGCGCCCGGTTGCGGCTCGCGACCTGCCTGCTCGGCGATATCGCGTGGAACGCGCACCCCGACTATCGCGCCGAACGGGCGGTCGATCTGGCGCTACACGGCAATTGGGTGGGGATCGATGCGCAGGGAAGGGCGCTGATCGGCCGCGCGCTTTACACGGCCTTCGGCGGAAGCGATCCGCACAATACGGCGGTCGGCGAACTGCTCGACGAGGCAGCGAGCGAGCGGGCGATCATCTGGGGGCGTGCGATCCGGCTCGGTCAGCGGCTGTCCGGCGGGATCGAGAAACTGTTGCGGCAGACGCGCATCGAGCGATCGCAGGGGCGCCTCGTCCTCGGCATGCCGGAAAAGCAGTATCGTCTCTACAGCATCGCGGTCCAGAAACGGCACGAACAGCTGGCGGAAGCGATGAGCCTCGGGCCCGCGGTCGACTTCGCCTAG
- a CDS encoding I78 family peptidase inhibitor → MDDATVRGAGSCTVPAGDRFVGQRATSELGAAVLRVTTADRLRWITPDTIVTADYREDRVNVRLDDTNRVTEIDCG, encoded by the coding sequence ATGGACGACGCGACCGTCCGCGGCGCTGGGAGCTGCACCGTGCCAGCGGGTGATCGGTTCGTCGGCCAGCGGGCGACGAGCGAATTGGGCGCCGCCGTCCTGCGCGTCACCACGGCGGATCGGCTGCGCTGGATCACGCCCGATACGATCGTCACCGCCGATTATCGCGAAGATCGCGTCAACGTGCGGCTCGACGATACGAACCGCGTCACCGAAATCGACTGCGGCTAG
- the rnd gene encoding ribonuclease D, with translation MKIHDLITDSESLAQLIDRMSVHGYVVVDTEFMRENTYWPILCLVQIATEEEAAAIDPLADGIDLSPLLELLVDNHDVLKVFHAGGQDLEIFHNLTGKVPAPLFDTQIAAMALGYGEQVGYANLVAATLGHQLDKGARFTDWSRRPLDKRQLDYAIADVTHLAEIFPMLLDRLKDTGRGDWLDEEMARLADPSSFAFEPDEAWKRVKLPSRKPDVLGRLKALAAWRETEARGKDLPRGRIVKDDTLGELANNPPRKQEDLVRIRGLSKGWKDNDIGGRLMEALKDAEPLTKEEMPPKPPRRPGLTKDASLVSDLLKLLLKIRAKESGVAPRLIARAQELELLAAGEREDLNILSGWRFEEFGQDALDLVEGRLAFATENGKLKMTRTDAAS, from the coding sequence ATGAAAATCCACGACCTGATTACCGACTCCGAAAGTCTCGCCCAACTGATCGACCGCATGAGCGTCCACGGCTATGTCGTGGTCGATACCGAATTCATGCGCGAGAACACCTACTGGCCGATCCTCTGCCTCGTCCAGATCGCGACCGAGGAAGAGGCCGCGGCCATCGATCCCCTGGCGGACGGCATCGACCTGTCGCCTCTGCTCGAACTACTGGTCGACAATCACGACGTGCTCAAGGTCTTTCATGCCGGGGGACAGGATCTCGAGATCTTCCATAATCTTACCGGCAAGGTGCCCGCACCGCTGTTCGATACGCAGATCGCCGCGATGGCGCTCGGCTACGGCGAACAGGTCGGCTATGCGAACCTCGTCGCCGCCACGCTGGGCCACCAACTCGACAAGGGCGCGCGCTTCACCGACTGGTCGCGCCGTCCGCTCGACAAGCGCCAGCTCGACTATGCCATTGCCGACGTGACCCACCTCGCCGAAATCTTCCCGATGCTGCTCGATCGGTTGAAGGATACCGGGCGCGGCGACTGGCTGGACGAGGAAATGGCGCGGCTCGCCGATCCCTCCAGCTTCGCCTTCGAACCCGACGAGGCCTGGAAACGGGTGAAGCTGCCGAGCCGCAAACCCGACGTGCTGGGCCGACTGAAGGCGCTGGCGGCGTGGCGCGAGACCGAGGCGCGGGGCAAGGACCTGCCGCGCGGGCGGATCGTCAAGGACGACACGCTCGGCGAACTGGCCAACAACCCTCCGCGCAAGCAGGAAGATCTCGTCCGGATCCGCGGCCTCTCGAAGGGGTGGAAGGACAATGATATCGGCGGGCGGCTGATGGAAGCGCTCAAGGATGCCGAACCGCTGACCAAGGAGGAGATGCCACCCAAGCCGCCGCGGCGGCCGGGTCTGACGAAGGATGCGTCGCTGGTCAGCGATCTGCTCAAGCTCCTGCTCAAGATTCGCGCCAAGGAAAGCGGAGTCGCGCCTCGCCTCATCGCGCGGGCGCAGGAACTCGAATTGCTGGCGGCGGGCGAACGCGAGGATCTCAACATCCTGTCCGGATGGCGGTTCGAGGAATTCGGGCAGGATGCGCTGGACCTCGTTGAGGGCCGCCTCGCCTTCGCGACCGAGAACGGCAAACTGAAGATGACCCGAACGGACGCCGCATCGTGA
- the aspS gene encoding aspartate--tRNA ligase encodes MHAYRTHHCAELTAENVGDTIRLSGWIHRKRDHGGVLFVDLRDHHGLTQIVADEDSPALPILDRLRVESVVTIDGEVKARSEGTVNDKLPTGQIEVFARGVTVQSEANELPMPVAGEQDYPEDIRLKYRYLDLRRETMHRNIMLRSKVISSLRRRMQDQGFTEFQTPILGASSPEGARDYLVPSRLHPGRFYALPQAPQMFKQLLMTAGFDRYFQIAPCFRDEDLRADRSPEFYQLDFEMSFVTQEDVFQALEPVLAGVFEEFADGKSVTPAGEFPRIPYKEAMLKYGSDKPDLRNPIVISDVGNHFEGSGFGLFAGLVEKGKKVRAIPAPNTADKSRKFFDEMNDWARGEGYPGLGYATRKGGEWGGPIAKNHGADKMDKLADELGLGPDDGIFFAAGDEKDAAKLAGAARTRVGENLGLIEENTFKFCWIVDFPMYEYDEERKKVDFSHNPFSMPQGEMEALETKDPLDILAWQYDIVCNGYELSSGAIRNHRPDIMYKAFELAGYSQSDVDENFSGMIEAFKLGAPPHGGSAPGIDRIVMLLADEPNIREVIAFPMNQRAQDLMMGAPSLVSDRSLEELSIAVTAEIEEDDVRDPTDVVEDKDA; translated from the coding sequence ATGCACGCTTACCGCACCCACCATTGCGCCGAACTCACCGCCGAAAATGTCGGCGATACCATCCGCCTGTCGGGCTGGATCCATCGCAAGCGCGATCATGGCGGGGTGTTGTTCGTCGATCTTCGCGACCATCACGGCCTGACCCAGATCGTTGCGGACGAGGACAGCCCCGCGCTGCCGATTCTCGACCGGCTCCGGGTCGAGAGCGTCGTCACCATCGACGGCGAGGTGAAGGCGCGCAGCGAAGGCACGGTCAACGACAAGCTGCCGACCGGGCAGATCGAGGTGTTCGCGCGCGGCGTGACGGTGCAGAGCGAGGCCAACGAGCTTCCCATGCCGGTCGCGGGCGAACAGGATTACCCCGAGGATATCCGTCTCAAGTATCGCTATCTCGACCTTCGCCGCGAGACGATGCACCGCAACATCATGCTGCGGAGCAAGGTGATTTCCTCGCTGCGGCGGCGGATGCAGGATCAGGGCTTCACGGAGTTCCAGACGCCCATCCTCGGCGCGTCGAGCCCCGAAGGCGCGCGCGACTATCTGGTGCCGAGCCGCCTGCATCCGGGGCGTTTCTACGCGCTTCCGCAGGCGCCCCAGATGTTCAAGCAACTGCTGATGACCGCCGGGTTCGACCGCTATTTCCAGATCGCGCCCTGTTTCCGCGACGAGGATCTGCGCGCGGATCGCAGCCCCGAATTCTATCAGCTCGACTTCGAGATGAGCTTCGTGACGCAGGAAGACGTGTTCCAGGCGCTCGAGCCGGTGCTGGCGGGTGTGTTCGAGGAATTCGCCGACGGAAAGAGCGTGACGCCCGCGGGCGAATTCCCGCGCATTCCCTACAAGGAAGCGATGCTCAAGTACGGATCGGACAAGCCCGACCTCCGCAACCCCATCGTCATCAGCGACGTCGGCAATCATTTCGAGGGTTCGGGCTTCGGCCTGTTTGCGGGCCTCGTCGAGAAGGGCAAGAAGGTTCGCGCCATCCCCGCGCCGAATACCGCCGACAAGAGCCGCAAATTCTTCGACGAGATGAACGACTGGGCACGGGGCGAGGGCTATCCGGGCCTTGGCTACGCCACGCGCAAGGGCGGCGAATGGGGCGGCCCGATCGCCAAGAACCACGGCGCCGACAAGATGGACAAGCTGGCCGACGAACTCGGCCTCGGTCCCGACGACGGCATTTTCTTCGCAGCGGGGGACGAGAAGGACGCCGCCAAGCTGGCGGGCGCCGCGCGCACGCGCGTCGGGGAGAATCTCGGTCTCATCGAGGAAAACACGTTCAAGTTCTGCTGGATCGTCGATTTCCCAATGTACGAATATGACGAGGAGCGGAAAAAGGTCGATTTCAGCCACAATCCCTTCTCGATGCCGCAAGGGGAAATGGAGGCGCTGGAAACGAAGGACCCGCTCGACATCCTCGCGTGGCAGTACGACATCGTCTGCAACGGCTACGAACTGTCGTCGGGCGCGATCCGGAACCACCGCCCCGACATCATGTACAAGGCGTTCGAACTGGCCGGCTATTCGCAGAGCGACGTCGACGAGAATTTCTCCGGCATGATCGAAGCCTTCAAGCTGGGCGCGCCGCCGCACGGCGGGTCGGCGCCGGGGATCGACCGCATCGTCATGCTGCTCGCCGACGAACCCAACATCCGCGAAGTCATCGCCTTCCCCATGAACCAGCGTGCGCAGGACCTCATGATGGGCGCGCCCAGCCTGGTATCCGACCGCTCGCTCGAGGAGCTTTCGATCGCCGTTACTGCGGAAATCGAAGAAGACGATGTCCGCGATCCCACCGATGTCGTCGAGGACAAGGACGCCTGA
- a CDS encoding DUF2256 domain-containing protein, whose translation MRRKGDLPQKTCATCGRPFNWRKKWAKVWDEVRYCSDRCRGERPRSDQSPG comes from the coding sequence ATGCGTCGCAAGGGCGACCTCCCGCAAAAGACATGCGCTACCTGCGGGCGGCCATTCAACTGGCGCAAGAAATGGGCGAAGGTGTGGGACGAGGTCCGATACTGTTCGGACCGGTGCCGCGGTGAACGGCCCCGGTCGGATCAGTCGCCGGGATAG
- a CDS encoding GreA/GreB family elongation factor, with protein sequence MGKPRYITPQGMAAIRAEYDHLFGTERPKLVEIVSWAAGNGDRSENGDYIYGRKKLREIDRRIGYLSKVMKDAKVVDPAAAEKRDEVRFGATVTLVDEEERRRVVMLVGDDESDASSGRVGWSAPIARAIIGARVGDERAVILPSGQTFYEVEAITYPGD encoded by the coding sequence ATGGGGAAACCCCGCTACATCACGCCGCAGGGGATGGCGGCGATCCGCGCCGAATATGACCATCTGTTCGGGACCGAACGGCCCAAGCTGGTCGAGATCGTGTCGTGGGCAGCGGGCAATGGCGACCGGTCCGAGAACGGCGATTACATCTACGGCCGCAAGAAGCTGCGCGAGATCGACCGCCGCATCGGCTATCTGTCGAAAGTCATGAAAGACGCCAAGGTCGTCGATCCGGCCGCCGCGGAAAAGCGCGACGAGGTGCGGTTCGGCGCGACGGTTACCTTGGTCGACGAAGAAGAACGGCGGCGCGTGGTGATGCTGGTCGGCGACGATGAAAGCGATGCGTCGTCGGGACGGGTCGGCTGGTCCGCGCCGATCGCCCGTGCCATCATCGGCGCCAGGGTCGGCGACGAACGCGCGGTCATCCTTCCCTCCGGCCAGACCTTCTACGAAGTGGAAGCGATCACCTATCCCGGCGACTGA
- a CDS encoding lytic transglycosylase domain-containing protein, whose product MRNKLLFASVVLLSGAATSSVITEKVQPGAVAASVETVAQVRPTVQQTDQAIAEWRQLRRDNRPSFERAARFAIAYSDWPEAAVIRARAEAALDSSARAELVTEFFRQSPPVTGNGWARLAEAYAAQGRNAEAYGAARTAWMQPDLSGSAEAVVRDRFWSALTREDHDRRIDALLFERETNRAAQILDLSSPAQRPVIEARIALQRNSADANALFARVQDRVSSHAGLLMDRARYYRANGDVTGSQRLLAQPHQFTTRPINIDKWFEMLLLAADEANRAQDYSTAFNIARQLEDAFVPGDDKTLQPYGVRDKYTDLAWLAGTVARDRLRRFDAASTMFELYSGGGQSLQVKTKGLYWAGRSAAEANNPQRARAMFERAAETPELFYAQLALERLGREVPVPADLPAVEPAVVAEFNARPIVSALPRLANSRDEQALFVRSLAESLESQGERVMASRLAAQIGRPDLGVWVARAARNSGTDFYYKSAWPIHDAGAPGGQLWSFAHGITRQESSFDRSARSHADAFGMMQLLPGTARDQARRSGLPYDYGRLTSDPAYNVRLGSDYLALRLGQWDGNLALAAASYNAGHGNALKWVRRYGDPRTSGVDTLQWIESIPFSETRGYVQRVVENATVYDRLNPYVPSYGAVHVSRHLGKSNRPG is encoded by the coding sequence ATGAGAAACAAACTGCTTTTCGCTTCCGTCGTCCTTCTGTCCGGCGCCGCCACCTCGTCCGTGATCACCGAGAAGGTGCAGCCCGGCGCGGTAGCCGCCAGTGTCGAGACGGTCGCGCAGGTCCGCCCGACCGTGCAGCAGACCGATCAGGCCATCGCGGAATGGCGCCAGTTGCGCCGCGACAATCGCCCGAGCTTCGAACGCGCGGCGCGCTTCGCCATCGCTTATTCCGACTGGCCCGAAGCCGCCGTGATCCGGGCGCGCGCGGAAGCCGCGCTCGATAGCAGCGCTCGCGCCGAACTGGTGACCGAATTCTTCCGTCAGTCGCCGCCCGTCACCGGCAACGGCTGGGCCAGGCTCGCCGAAGCTTATGCGGCGCAGGGACGCAACGCCGAGGCCTACGGCGCGGCGCGGACCGCGTGGATGCAGCCCGACCTGTCGGGAAGCGCCGAGGCAGTCGTACGCGATCGCTTCTGGAGTGCGCTCACCCGCGAAGACCATGACCGCCGCATCGATGCGCTGCTGTTCGAGCGCGAGACCAACCGCGCGGCGCAGATCCTCGACCTGTCGAGCCCCGCGCAGCGCCCGGTCATCGAGGCCCGCATCGCTCTTCAGCGCAATTCCGCCGATGCCAATGCGCTCTTCGCACGCGTCCAGGACCGCGTGTCGAGCCACGCCGGCCTCCTGATGGACCGCGCGCGCTACTATCGGGCCAACGGCGACGTGACCGGGTCGCAGCGCCTGCTGGCGCAGCCGCATCAGTTCACCACGCGTCCGATCAACATCGACAAGTGGTTCGAAATGCTGCTGCTCGCCGCCGACGAGGCGAACCGGGCACAGGACTATTCCACCGCCTTCAATATTGCGCGTCAGCTCGAAGACGCGTTCGTTCCCGGCGACGACAAGACGCTTCAGCCCTATGGCGTTCGCGACAAATACACCGACCTCGCCTGGCTGGCGGGAACGGTCGCGCGCGACCGGCTGCGCCGCTTCGATGCCGCCAGCACGATGTTCGAACTTTATTCGGGCGGCGGACAGTCGCTACAGGTCAAGACCAAGGGTCTCTACTGGGCCGGCCGCAGTGCGGCGGAAGCGAACAATCCGCAGCGCGCCCGCGCCATGTTCGAACGCGCCGCCGAAACCCCCGAACTGTTCTACGCCCAACTCGCGCTCGAGCGTCTGGGCCGCGAAGTCCCCGTCCCGGCCGACCTGCCCGCGGTCGAACCCGCGGTTGTTGCGGAATTCAACGCGCGCCCGATCGTGTCCGCCCTTCCCCGCCTCGCCAACAGCCGTGACGAGCAGGCGTTGTTCGTTCGTTCGCTGGCGGAAAGCCTGGAAAGCCAGGGCGAGCGCGTGATGGCTAGCCGCCTCGCCGCGCAGATCGGTCGCCCCGATCTCGGCGTGTGGGTGGCCCGCGCAGCGCGTAACAGCGGTACCGATTTCTATTACAAGAGCGCTTGGCCGATCCACGACGCCGGCGCGCCCGGCGGACAGCTGTGGAGCTTCGCGCACGGCATCACGCGCCAGGAAAGCAGCTTCGACCGCTCGGCGCGCAGTCATGCCGACGCCTTCGGCATGATGCAGCTTCTGCCCGGCACCGCGCGCGATCAGGCGCGTCGCAGCGGCCTTCCCTACGATTACGGACGGCTGACCAGCGATCCGGCATACAATGTGCGTCTCGGCAGCGATTATCTCGCGCTGCGGCTTGGCCAGTGGGACGGCAATCTCGCGCTCGCCGCCGCCAGCTACAATGCGGGTCACGGAAATGCCCTCAAGTGGGTGCGCCGCTACGGCGACCCGCGCACCAGCGGCGTCGACACGCTGCAGTGGATCGAAAGCATACCCTTCAGCGAAACGCGAGGGTACGTGCAGCGGGTGGTCGAGAATGCGACCGTCTACGACCGGCTCAATCCCTATGTGCCGTCCTACGGCGCGGTCCACGTCTCGCGGCATCTCGGCAAGTCGAACCGCCCCGGCTAA